A genome region from Macrotis lagotis isolate mMagLag1 chromosome 4, bilby.v1.9.chrom.fasta, whole genome shotgun sequence includes the following:
- the AP3M1 gene encoding AP-3 complex subunit mu-1 encodes MIHSLFLINCSGDIFLEKHWKSVVSQSVCDYFFEAQEKAADVENVPPVISTPHHYLISIYRDKLFFVSVIQTEVPPLFVIEFLHRVADTFQDYFGECSEAAIKDNVVIVYELLEEMLDNGFPLATESNILKELIKPPTILRSVVNSITGSSNVGDTLPTGQLSNIPWRRAGVKYTNNEAYFDVIEEIDAIIDKSGSTVFAEIQGVIDACIKLSGMPDLSLSFMNPRLLDDVSFHPCIRFKRWESERVLSFIPPDGNFRLISYRVSSQNLVAIPVYVKHNISFKENSSCGRFDVTIGPKQNMGKTIEGITVIVYMPKVVLNMNLTPTQGSYTFDPVTKVLTWDVGKITPQKLPSLKGLVNLQSGAPKPEENPSLNIQFKIQQLAISGLKVNRLDMYGEKYKPFKGVKYITKAGKFQVRT; translated from the exons ATGATCCACAGTCTGTTCCTCATAAATTGTTCCGGGGACATCTTCCTGGAGAAGCATTGGAAGAGTGTCGTGAGCCAGTCTGTCTGTGACTATTTCTTTGAAGCCCAGGAGAAAGCAGCTGATGTGGAGAATGTGCCACCTGTCATCTCAACACCTCACCACTACCTCATCAGCATCTACAGAGACAAACTCTTCTTTGTATCCGTCATACAGACAGAGGTGCCACCACTCTTCGTCATCGAATTTCTGCATCGAGTTGCAGACACTTTTCAG GACTACTTTGGGGAGTGTTCAGAGGCTGCAATTAAGGATAATGTGGTCATAGTATATGAACTCTTGGAAGAAATGTTAGACAATGGATTTCCCCTGGCGACAGAATCTAACATCTTGAAAGAGCTGATTAAACCACCCACAATTCTGCGCTCCGTTGTCAATTCTATTACAG GTAGTAGTAATGTTGGGGACACACTCCCCACAGGACAGCTGTCCAACATTCCATGGCGTCGTGCAGGTGTGAAATACACAAACAATGAAGCTTATTTTGATGTGATTGAAGAAATAGATGCAATTATAGACAAATCAG GTTCCACAGTCTTTGCAGAAATTCAAGGGGTTATCGATGCTTGCATTAAACTTTCTGGAATGCCtgatctctccctttccttcatg aACCCAAGACTTCTAGATGATGTCAGCTTCCACCCCTGCATTCGTTTCAAGCGttgggagtcagaaagagtcCTGTCATTTATTCCTCCAGATGGAAACTTCCGACTCATTTCCTACCGTGTCAGCTCACAAAA TTTAGTGGCAATTCCAGTATATGTGAAACACAACATCAGTTTTAAGGAGAACAGCTCTTGCGGCAGATTTGATGTTACAATTGGACCAAAGCAGAACATGGGGAAAACCATTGAAGGCATCACAGTGATTGTTTACATGCCCAAGGTCGTATTGAACATGAACTTAACTCCTACCCAAGGCAGCTACACATTTGATCCCGTCACCAAG GTGTTAACATGGGATGTTGGGAAAATCACCCCCCAGAAGCTCCCAAGTCTTAAAGGATTGGTGAATTTACAGTCTGGAGCCCCCAAACCAGAAGAAAACCCAAGTCTCAACATTCAGTTCAAGATTCAACAACTTGCTATTTCAG GCTTAAAAGTAAATCGCCTTGACATGTATGGAGAGAAATATAAGCCATTTAAAGGAGTCAAATACATCACAAAAGCTGGAAAATTCCAAGTGAGGACATGA